One window of Halorussus sp. MSC15.2 genomic DNA carries:
- a CDS encoding 4Fe-4S dicluster domain-containing protein, giving the protein MPEVYNPQLGRKQSYPYEHRQEERDWHWGMVINTNRCINCNTCSFACKSTWTSGKGEEYMWWMNVETEPYGGYPMGWDMRLLDDLGAEETIFEAAEQGERVKGYVAQKEEWEYPALGDDQVHGEYPEDEVVESDPQNEKYHDIWQFYLPRLCNHCKNPACLAACPRKAIYKRSEDGIVLLDQERCRGYRKCVKACPYHKPMYNPETGVSEKPVGCFPRIEEGNVPRCVSSCIGKTRLHGNINRGPKAGHPNGKKSAAKGRSPINYLAKSDEKVALPLYPQFGTRPQVFYMPPYHVPPEFLTQMFTPNTDQKRNDWPGSTYEESVKIIQQRVRDPSHHLLGVLQLFGATTRLIETYNVKENRVKAGTGKERKSWTCPSRRTSKSARARSGPTNREVRVWTKHPNATPRPEATTGRSRRTTRRRRETTRRPPPTTSARRSATRPAPPSTAPRRARSATPTRRPWPN; this is encoded by the coding sequence ATGCCAGAAGTGTACAATCCGCAACTCGGCCGCAAGCAGAGTTACCCCTACGAACACCGCCAAGAGGAGCGCGACTGGCACTGGGGGATGGTCATCAACACGAACCGGTGCATCAACTGCAACACCTGCTCGTTCGCCTGTAAGTCCACGTGGACCAGCGGGAAGGGCGAGGAGTACATGTGGTGGATGAACGTGGAAACGGAGCCGTACGGCGGCTACCCGATGGGGTGGGACATGCGCCTGCTCGACGACCTCGGTGCCGAGGAGACCATCTTCGAGGCCGCCGAGCAGGGCGAGCGAGTGAAGGGGTACGTCGCCCAGAAGGAGGAGTGGGAGTACCCCGCGCTCGGCGACGACCAAGTCCACGGCGAGTACCCCGAAGACGAGGTTGTCGAGTCCGACCCCCAGAACGAGAAGTACCACGACATCTGGCAGTTCTACCTGCCGCGGCTCTGCAACCACTGCAAGAACCCGGCCTGCCTCGCCGCGTGCCCCCGGAAGGCCATCTACAAGCGCTCGGAGGACGGCATCGTCCTGCTCGACCAAGAGCGATGCCGGGGCTACCGCAAGTGCGTGAAGGCCTGTCCGTACCACAAGCCGATGTACAACCCCGAGACCGGCGTCTCCGAGAAGCCGGTCGGCTGTTTCCCCCGCATCGAGGAGGGCAACGTCCCCCGGTGCGTGAGCAGTTGCATCGGCAAGACGCGACTCCACGGCAACATCAACCGCGGGCCGAAGGCGGGCCACCCCAACGGGAAGAAGTCGGCGGCGAAGGGCCGCAGTCCCATCAACTACCTCGCCAAGTCCGACGAGAAGGTCGCGCTGCCGCTCTACCCGCAGTTCGGCACCCGGCCGCAGGTGTTCTACATGCCGCCGTACCACGTGCCGCCGGAGTTCCTGACCCAGATGTTCACGCCGAACACCGACCAGAAGCGCAACGACTGGCCCGGGAGCACCTACGAGGAGTCGGTGAAAATCATCCAGCAGCGCGTCCGGGACCCGAGCCACCACCTGCTCGGCGTCCTCCAGTTGTTCGGCGCGACGACCCGACTCATCGAGACGTACAACGTCAAGGAGAACCGCGTGAAGGCTGGGACCGGAAAGGAAAGAAAGTCGTGGACATGCCCATCGAGGAGGACCTCGAAGTCCGCGAGGGCGAGAAGTGGACCAACCAACCGTGAGGTGAGAGTATGGACGAAACACCCCAACGCGACCCCGCGACCCGAAGCGACGACGGGACGGTCTCGACGGACGACGAGACGACGGCGCGAAACGACGAGACGACCGCCACCGACGACCTCCGCCCGGCGGAGCGCCACTCGGCCCGCGCCGCCCTCTACAGCGCCGCGGCGGGCGCGTTCTGCTACCCCGACGAGGAGACCGTGGCCGAACTGA
- a CDS encoding molybdopterin dinucleotide binding domain-containing protein: protein MDHGIMDPIYDTKQDGEVLAMVAEKLDEKIPREERNVDSYRSYFSEFLDEDGDVRKYIQETLDHGITTEDIDVEDLEDGPERLNLKTYPRVPFYSQVHDDRPFYTKTGRMEFHKEEDRFVDLGREDLDHIESVEGTPYGVNQKWPEAGEQENPLYHDEGYQFYYNTPHSKYRTHSSWGMTDWNLIWSARDFGSTSADPEGTERLIDDFSFPEAEGETSEAPPLGEAFVEMHPSDAADIGVENGDYVRISGKRGGTVVRAMLSERQRPGKAGDMGQLTLWHGWWPQHFPDDEEKGDDEVKGFNTTTNIWLDPGQETDDLVHKSVFGDPNVSEKVGEDISWHGAELEHGYEETVWAPTGVNRDDLVTVEKYEEADWWPGDARKDDLVEDYIGGSLQSKGGASGTTSGTTTTRGDD, encoded by the coding sequence ATGGACCACGGGATTATGGACCCCATCTACGACACCAAGCAGGACGGCGAGGTGCTGGCGATGGTCGCCGAGAAGTTGGACGAGAAGATTCCGCGCGAGGAGCGCAACGTCGATTCGTATCGGTCGTACTTCTCGGAGTTCCTCGACGAGGACGGCGACGTCCGCAAGTACATTCAGGAGACGCTCGACCACGGCATCACGACCGAGGACATCGACGTGGAGGACCTCGAAGACGGTCCCGAGCGCCTGAACCTCAAGACCTACCCGCGCGTCCCGTTCTACTCGCAGGTCCACGACGACCGGCCGTTCTACACCAAGACCGGCCGGATGGAGTTCCACAAGGAGGAAGACCGGTTCGTGGACCTCGGGCGCGAGGACCTCGACCACATCGAGAGCGTCGAGGGGACGCCCTACGGCGTCAACCAGAAGTGGCCCGAGGCGGGCGAGCAGGAGAACCCCCTCTACCACGACGAGGGCTACCAGTTCTACTACAACACGCCCCACAGCAAGTACCGGACCCACTCCTCGTGGGGGATGACCGACTGGAACCTCATCTGGTCGGCGCGAGACTTCGGTTCGACCAGCGCCGACCCGGAGGGCACCGAGCGACTGATAGACGACTTCTCGTTCCCCGAGGCCGAGGGCGAGACCAGCGAGGCCCCGCCGCTCGGCGAGGCGTTCGTGGAGATGCACCCGAGCGACGCCGCGGACATCGGCGTGGAGAACGGCGACTACGTGCGCATCTCCGGCAAGCGCGGCGGGACGGTGGTCAGGGCCATGCTCAGCGAGCGCCAGCGCCCCGGCAAGGCGGGCGACATGGGCCAGTTGACCCTCTGGCACGGCTGGTGGCCCCAGCACTTCCCCGACGACGAAGAGAAGGGCGACGACGAGGTCAAGGGGTTCAACACGACGACCAACATCTGGCTCGACCCCGGCCAAGAGACCGACGACCTCGTCCACAAGTCCGTGTTCGGCGACCCGAACGTCTCCGAGAAGGTCGGCGAGGACATCTCGTGGCACGGCGCGGAACTGGAACACGGCTACGAGGAGACCGTCTGGGCACCCACCGGGGTGAACCGCGACGACCTCGTGACCGTCGAGAAGTACGAGGAGGCCGACTGGTGGCCCGGCGACGCCCGGAAGGACGACCTCGTCGAGGACTACATCGGCGGGTCGCTCCAGTCGAAGGGCGGCGCGAGCGGGACGACCAGCGGAACGACGACAACGAGAGGTGACGACTGA
- a CDS encoding molybdopterin-dependent oxidoreductase → MKNGVPIRAEQVYHNEDQSVGPSGYEDANVSQNWNPRGCMKGLTLHRRTFEPSRIKYPMVRKGWDPDDPNPEGRGEDEFERVSWEEAADLIAEKMASLEDNKRFHIFNAIKADGLITRHGAGRRLASIFGGCEWTEYDWYADLPPGHVITTGYQTSDADAADWRKSDYTIIQGKNLIHNKLADNHWFQEMRERGGEMVGIYPDYSPTVQKCDRWLPIRPGSDPAIPLAFANVIISEELYDPDFVRKFTSLPLLVREDDDKYLRAHEVFDDHEAPPEGDKRHEENDWGDFVVLDQNGNPKAVTREQVGDEMPTTPQLDAKTDLQLADGSSVTVETDFSRQKRNVLENYSPEQVEKITTVPAEAIEKTARSSPPPRTASGSPARVSTTGSTATPNSSGPSSSSSRCWATSASRGRATTTTRASTR, encoded by the coding sequence ATGAAGAACGGGGTGCCGATTCGAGCCGAGCAGGTCTACCACAACGAGGACCAGAGCGTCGGCCCGTCGGGGTACGAGGACGCGAACGTCAGTCAGAACTGGAACCCCCGCGGGTGCATGAAGGGGTTGACGCTCCACCGCCGGACCTTCGAGCCGAGTCGCATCAAGTACCCGATGGTCCGGAAGGGCTGGGACCCAGACGACCCCAATCCCGAGGGACGCGGCGAGGACGAGTTCGAGCGCGTCTCGTGGGAGGAGGCGGCCGACCTCATCGCCGAGAAGATGGCGAGTCTGGAGGACAACAAGCGGTTCCACATCTTCAACGCCATCAAGGCCGACGGACTCATCACGCGCCACGGCGCGGGGCGGCGACTCGCCTCCATCTTCGGCGGGTGCGAGTGGACCGAGTACGACTGGTACGCCGACCTGCCGCCGGGCCACGTCATCACGACGGGGTACCAGACCTCCGACGCCGACGCGGCCGACTGGCGCAAGTCCGACTACACCATCATTCAGGGGAAGAATCTGATTCACAACAAGCTGGCTGACAACCACTGGTTCCAAGAGATGCGCGAGCGCGGCGGCGAGATGGTCGGCATCTACCCCGACTACTCGCCGACCGTCCAGAAGTGCGACCGCTGGCTCCCCATCCGTCCGGGGTCGGACCCGGCGATTCCGCTCGCGTTCGCCAACGTCATCATCAGCGAGGAACTGTACGACCCCGACTTCGTGCGGAAGTTCACCAGCCTCCCCCTGCTGGTGCGCGAGGACGACGACAAGTACCTCCGCGCCCACGAGGTGTTCGACGACCACGAGGCACCGCCGGAGGGCGACAAACGGCACGAGGAGAACGACTGGGGCGACTTCGTAGTGCTGGACCAGAACGGCAACCCGAAGGCGGTCACGCGCGAGCAGGTCGGCGACGAGATGCCGACCACCCCGCAACTCGACGCCAAAACCGACTTGCAACTGGCCGACGGTTCGAGCGTCACGGTCGAGACCGACTTCTCGCGCCAGAAGCGCAACGTGCTGGAGAACTACTCGCCCGAACAGGTCGAGAAGATAACGACCGTCCCGGCCGAGGCCATCGAGAAGACCGCGCGGAGTTCGCCGCCGCCGAGAACGGCCAGTGGTTCACCGGCGAGGGTATCAACCACTGGTTCCACGGCAACTCCGAACTCCAGCGGTCCATCTTCTTCGTCCAGTCGATGTTGGGCAACGTCGGCAAGCCGGGGTCGGGCTACTACAACTACTCGGGCCAGTACAAGATAG